CGGTATTGCCCATATACGCGCAATTGTTCGGAACCTGCTCGTCACTGAGCCGAAGCTTCTTGGCCAACTGCGATGTCACGAAGTCGTTCGCCTGATGGAACACGAACTTCCTGATCTGACTGATGCTCAACCCGGTATCGCTCAACGCCGTTTCGACCGCTTTCGGGACTTCGCGCAGTGCGAAATTGAAGATCGCTGTGCCATCCATGTAGATGCCGGGCGCGTGCTCGCTCGGTCGAATAGCGGACCCCTGAGCGACGAACGCATCGTATCCCGAGCCGTCTGCGAAGGTGCGGCAGTACAAGAAGCGCAATCCTTGCGGACGCGTCGAGAATTCGCATGCCGTCGCGGCATCGCCGAACAGCACGCGTGTCGTGATGTCGTCGCGCCGAAGCAGACGCGAGTACGTATCGGCGTTGATGAGCACCGCGCTCTTCTCTGTCGGGAACGACCGCTGCAACGCAACGACCGTCTGTGTTCCCAGCACGAAGCCGGAGCAGCCCTGGTTGATGTCCATGACGAGGCAATCGTTTGCCAGCTTTGCCATACCGTGGACGCGCGAGGACACGCCCGGAATCAGATGATCGGGCGTTTGCGTGCAGACGATCAACGCGCTGACGCCTGTCGCGGGACTCGCTGCGAGCAGCTGTTGCGCGGCCGCGAATGCGAGGTCGCTCGTATATTGATCGGGACCTGCGACAGGCCGGCTGTGCACGCCTGTTTTTCGCACGATGCGCTCGTAATTCGCATCGGCAATGCCCAACGTCGAAGCGTCGTTTTGCTCGATTCGCTCGCCCTGAACGACTACGATCGAATTCAGGTAGACGTCGGGCATGGACAGCACATTTGACATAGAAGATACCTTGATAAATGGCGCACGGACCCTGTGCAACGGCAGCGCGCTAACGCTATGGCCGCTTACGCGTGCGCCAGTTCGCTGGCGCGATCACGCACCGTCGCTGCCGCCAACACCAGTTCGATGATCCTGTCCTGCGTGTCGCTGTCGAGTGCCGGGAAGATGGGCAGGCACAGCACTTCGCGGGAGATAGCCGTCGCCACGGGCAGATTCGCCGATCCCGCCGACGGCAGTCCGCGGTAGCTCGGAAACTCGCTGATGAGGGGATAGAAATACCGCCGGGCGAGGATGTCTTCCGCACGCAGCGCATCGTAAAGCGCGTCGCGCGTGATGGGGAAGTCTGCCGTCACGCGCACCGGGAAGTACGAATGGTTGCGCGTGCTGTCGATGGGCGCGACAGGCAGCAGCAGTCCCTTCACGCCTGAGAGCGCCGCCTCGTAGCGCGCCGCAATCCGCGCGCGCGCGACAGAAATCCTGTCCATATGCTGCAACTGCAAGAGCCCGAAGGCCGCCTGCAGTTCGTTCATTTTCGCGTTGATGCCGGGTTTTACGACGGTGACTTCATCGGCGAAACCGAAGTTCTTCAGATGGTCGATGTGGCGCTTCGTCTTGGCGTCGTGGCAGATGATCGCGCCGCCTTCGAACGTGTTGAAGATCTTCGTGCCGTGAAAACTGAGCACCGACATGTCGCCGAACTTCAGCACGGACTCGCCCGAGCGGCGCACGCCGAACGCATGAGCCGCGTCGTAGAGCACGCGCAGGCCATACGTGTCGGCGATCCGTTCGATCTCTTCCACGTCGCACGGGTTGCCGTAGACGTGAACGGGCAGGATAGCCGTGGTTTGCGGCGTAATGGCCGCTTCGATCTTGCGCGGATCGAGGTTCATCGTCACGGGGTCGATGTCGGCGAAGACGGGCTTGATGCCGTTCCAGTGCAACGCGTGCGTCGTCGCGACAAAGCTGAACGGCGTCGTGATGACTTCGCCCGTCACTTTCATCGCCTGCAACGCGGTGATGAGCGCGAGGGTGCCGTTTGAGAACAGCGACAGATACTCGACACCCAGGTATTCGCAAAGCGCCGCTTCGAGCTGCGTGTGAAAGGGGCCGCCATTGGTCACCTGCTTGCTGTCCCAGATTTGCTGCAGATACGGAAGAAACTCCTCGAGGGGAGGCAGGTAGGGCTGAGTGACCGGAACGAGTGTTTGCATGGCAGACGCGAATGAGCGGAATGCGCAATGGGCGCACGTCCAATGAAACGAGAATAGCGTCGGCCATGGCAATCCGATCGATTGATCAAGCGGGCCAAACGCTGCTATTTCAAGGGATGGTTCGCTCGCGCGGGCGCGCGAGGATGAGCAAGCGAAATTCAGCGCGACATCGGGCGCGACATCAGTTGCGAATAAGGACGAAAACGCCTCGCTGTTCCGTGGATGGCGTCGAATGACTGCTCGCTATTCTGTATGCAAGCCGTCGTGCCATGAATGCCCGGGCGCGGCCATGCAACTTCAGGCTGCCGATGTGCGCCCTCTTTCTCGAACAGGACCCGCTTTTCCATGACCACCGTCAGCATCCTCATTCCCGCGTTCAAGCCGGACTATCTTGCGAAGGCAATCGCGAGCGCGCAGGCACAGAGCTTCGCGGACATCGAAATCCTGGTCGGCGACGACACGGCGGACGGTCGCTTGCGCCCCATCGTCGAGAGCTTCGACGATCCGCGCATTCGCTATTTCCATCATGCCAGCGGGGACGCGCGTCGCAATTCGTTTCTGCTGTTCGAACAGGCGCGCGGCGAGTACATCAAGTGGCTTTACGACGACGACCTGCTCATGCCGCGCTCCGTGGAAGCGTTGGTCGACGCGCTGCGCCGGCATCCCGGTTCGGCCATCGCCGTTCATGAGCGCGTCTTGATCGACGCCGACGACAACGTCCTGCACACGCCGCCGCCCCTCGTTCCGGCCGGCCAGATTGCGTTGGTCCAACGTCCGGCACTCGTCGAGCACATGGTCGCGCTGGCGAACAACTTCATCGGCGAGCCTAGCAACATCATGATGGTGCGCGATGCCGTCGACATGTCGACGGTCATGTTGTACCGCGACTGGGACATCACGTTCCTCAACGACGTCAGCATGTATCTGAACCTCGCGGAAAAGGGACCGCTCGTGCTGCTGGGCGGCTATCTGAGCTGTTTCCGCCGGCACGGTACGCAGAATTCGGGTGTCGCGAGTCCCATTCTCGTTGCGGGCTACTACGAATGGGAAGTGATGGTGCGCGGCGAGGCGGCTGCGGGTCAGATGTCCGCGGAAGCGTTGATGCGCGCAAAAGCGCAACTGACTCGCTTGTACACGCATGGCATAGACACGCTCGGCATGGTCGAATTGCAGCCATTGCGTGACAACCTCGACGAGCTGGTCAAACAGCCGACTGCGGGACTCTATGCGTCTCCGCGCTTTCGCGCCGACGCGGCACTGGCGAACGAAAAGATGCACGCGCGCGCGGCGGCCCGTCGGCGGACGCCGGAAGCCAATGTGGCCGCTGCCGCGAAGCCCGCGACGACGAATCCCGCTGTCGAAGCGCTGCTCGCGCGCGCCGTCGAATGCCATCAGGCCGATCGGCTCGACGAAGCGGAGACGCTGTATCGCGAGATCCTCGCGACAGATCCGAACCACCCCGAAGCGCTGCATCTGCTGGGCCTCGTTGCTCACGCCTTCGGCCAATACGCGACAGCCTCCGAGCTGATCATGGCCGCCATCGCGGTTCGACCGGCGGCCGGGTTCTATTACAACCTCGGCAACGTCATGCAGGCGGACAACCGGCCCGCTGCTGCCGTCGAGTGCTTCCGCCAGGCGATCGCGCAGCAGCCCGACTATATCGACGCGTACAACAACCTCGGGATTGCGCAGCGCGCGATGCACGACCTGAGCGGCGCTGTCGATTCGTTCGTCAAGGTCGTGTCGCTGAAACCTGATCACGCGCAAGCCTATAACAGCCTTGCCACGACAATGATGGAGCTCGACGAACTGGATGCCGCCATCGAGTCGTACAGCACGGCCATTGCGTTGCGTCCGGAGTTGCCGGCGCCGCGCAGCAACCGGTTGTTCGCGTCGAATTACTACAGCGAAGTGACGCCCGCCGCGTACCTGGAGGAAGCCAAAGGTTTCGACGAAGCCATCACGC
The Caballeronia sp. M1242 DNA segment above includes these coding regions:
- a CDS encoding 3-oxoacyl-ACP synthase III family protein, which gives rise to MSNVLSMPDVYLNSIVVVQGERIEQNDASTLGIADANYERIVRKTGVHSRPVAGPDQYTSDLAFAAAQQLLAASPATGVSALIVCTQTPDHLIPGVSSRVHGMAKLANDCLVMDINQGCSGFVLGTQTVVALQRSFPTEKSAVLINADTYSRLLRRDDITTRVLFGDAATACEFSTRPQGLRFLYCRTFADGSGYDAFVAQGSAIRPSEHAPGIYMDGTAIFNFALREVPKAVETALSDTGLSISQIRKFVFHQANDFVTSQLAKKLRLSDEQVPNNCAYMGNTVSASVPILLAEQMALLEPGDIVMTVGFGVGLSWGVALFEYAGQSPA
- a CDS encoding DegT/DnrJ/EryC1/StrS aminotransferase family protein: MQTLVPVTQPYLPPLEEFLPYLQQIWDSKQVTNGGPFHTQLEAALCEYLGVEYLSLFSNGTLALITALQAMKVTGEVITTPFSFVATTHALHWNGIKPVFADIDPVTMNLDPRKIEAAITPQTTAILPVHVYGNPCDVEEIERIADTYGLRVLYDAAHAFGVRRSGESVLKFGDMSVLSFHGTKIFNTFEGGAIICHDAKTKRHIDHLKNFGFADEVTVVKPGINAKMNELQAAFGLLQLQHMDRISVARARIAARYEAALSGVKGLLLPVAPIDSTRNHSYFPVRVTADFPITRDALYDALRAEDILARRYFYPLISEFPSYRGLPSAGSANLPVATAISREVLCLPIFPALDSDTQDRIIELVLAAATVRDRASELAHA